The region TTTATGCGTGACTTTGTCAGCATGGGAGTTGCTGGAGCGCACGGAAAAACTTCAACAACAGGTATGTTGTCTCATGTCTTGTCTCATATCACAGATACTAGCTTCTTGATTGGAGACGGGACAGGTCGTGGTTCAGCCAATGCCAAATATTTTGTCTTCGAATCTGACGAATATGAGCGTCACTTCATGCCTTACCACCCAGAATACTCTATTATCACTAACATCGACTTTGACCATCCAGACTATTTCACAAGTCTAGAGGATGTATTCAATGCCTTTAACGACTATGCTAAACAAATTACCAAAGGTTTGTTTATCTACGGAGAAGATGCAGAATTACGTAAGATTACGTCTGATGCTCCGATTTATTACTATGGTTTTGAAGCAGAAGGGAATGACTTTGTAGTTAGTGATCTTCTTCGTTCAACAACTGGTTCAACATTCACAGTTCACTTCCGTGGACAAGAGTTGGGTCAATTCCACATTCCAACCTTTGGTCGTCACAATATCATGAATGCGACAGCTGTTATTGGTCTTCTTTACACAGCAGGATTTGATTTGAACTTGGTGCGTGAACACCTGAAAACATTTGCCGGTGTTAAGCGTCGTTTCACTGAGAAAATTGTCAATGACACAGTTATTATCGATGACTTTGCCCACCATCCAACAGAAATTATTGCGACCTTGGATGCGGCTCGTCAGAAATACCCAAGCAAGGAAATTGTAGCAGTCTTCCAACCGCATACCTTTACAAGAACCATTGCCTTGTTGGACGACTTTGCCCACGCTTTGAATCAAGCGGATGCTGTTTACCTAGCGCAAATTTATGGATCTGCTCGTGAAGTAGACCATGGTGATGTTAAGGTAGAAGACCTAGCCAATAAAATCAACAAGAAACACCAAGTGATCACTGTTGAAAATGTTTCTCCACTCCTAGACCATGATAATGCTGTCTATGTCTTTATGGGAGCAGGAGACATCCAAACCTATGAATACTCATTTGAGCGACTCTTATCTAACTTGACAAGCAATGTTCAATAGGACGTTCTCATGGAAATTCCAATTAAGATCATTCAGGCAAGTAAGTCTGATTTGGCTGAGATAGAGGCACTTCAGGCTTCATCTTTTCCAGCTGAAAAGCAGCAACCTTCCCATATTTTAGAAGAAAGTATCCGTAAGTGTGCGGATACCTTTCTTCTAGCTAGGGATGAAAATCAGCTTCTGGGCTATGTTCTAGGTGGTCCTTACCCACACAATCCGCAATGTCTAGAAATACATTCTTTAGTCATTGATACTGACCATCAGAGACAGGGCTTGGGAACGCTTCTTCTTGCGGCATTGAAAGATGTGGCAGTTGAGCTGGATTACAAAGCTATTCGTTTGAAGAGTCCTGATGAGTTGCTTTCCTATTTTGAAATGAACGGTTTTATTGATGAAGAAGAGACAGATTCGCTTTATGCAGCTAGTCAAGGTTTTAGTATGATTTGGTTTAATCTCTTTTATCTGGAGGTGCAATGAAAATTAGGAAAGCAAGATTAGAAGATTTGGATCGTATCGTTGAGATTGAACTAGAAAATTTCTCGGTTGAAGAAGCCATTCCTCGCTCTATTTTTGAGGCGCATTTTCGAGAGATTCGGACCTCTTTTCTGGTTGCAGAAAAAGAAGGCAGAATCATGGGGTATATAGAAGGGCCAGTTGGGCCACACCGCCATCTGCAAGATCAGTCTTTTACAGAAGAGATAGAAGATTATAGTCATGAGCCTGGTGGTTATATCTCTGTGACCTGTCTTTCTATTGCCGAGGAGGCACAGGGCCTTGGACTTGGTCAAAAATTACTAACAGCCTTGAAAGAACTGGCTCTTGAACACGAAAGAGAAGGCATTAATCTAACCTGTCATGACTATCTCATCGCCTACTATGAAAAACAAGGATTTGTTAATGAAGGCCTGTCCCAGTCAACCTTTGCAGGGGAAACATGGTATGATATGATTTGGGAAGCTAAAAAATAAGCTAGAAAAGCATGCTAGGTTGCTTTTCTTTCGTTTTTAAGATATAATATTATCGACTGTCAACAAGGAGGTAAATCTTTTGAGTGAAAATCCAAAAGAAGAAAAATTAAGCTTTAAAGAGCAGATTTTACGTGATTTAGAGAGAGTAAAAAAACAAGATAGAAGTGAGCAAGAAAACGAGATTACAAGTTTTGAAACTCCTTCGTCTCCAGAAAATTCAGTAGTTCCTTCAATTCAGGACAACGAACCTTCAGCAGAAGAGTTGATGGCTAATTCTCTCTCTGTTGTGGATCAAATATTAAAGAACGCTCCTAGTGTTCCGTCACGTTCAAATGATATTTCGGATGAAATTGCAGCAAATGAAGAAGTTGCAGAATCTAAAATTGAAGCGGCTGCTGAGCCTGTAGTTGAACCTGTAGAACCTATTTTTGAGCCAGTTCAACCGAAAGTAGAACCTGTAAAGCTTAACGAAGACAAAGAATTTAACGAGATTCCAACAAAGGTTGCGGTGTCGTATAAAACAAGTAAACAGCAGAAAGAAGTTAGTACTCCTGCAGTGGATAATGAGCTATCTGAGTCAGCTGAATTAACAGACAGCCTAGCTAGTGCTCCGAGACGTAGTCGTCGCGAAGCTACAAAATCAACTGCTAAGAAGAAGCCAAAAGGGAAAGGATGTCTTGTTGGCTTCCTGTTATTCTTGGTAGTTGTTGCTCTTGGTGGCTATTTTGGCTATGTCTATATCCAAGATTCATTTAAACCTGTAGATGCAAACTCTAAGGAATATGTAACGGTTCAAATCCCAGAAGGCTCCAATGTCCAAGA is a window of Streptococcus mitis DNA encoding:
- a CDS encoding GNAT family N-acetyltransferase, which produces MKIRKARLEDLDRIVEIELENFSVEEAIPRSIFEAHFREIRTSFLVAEKEGRIMGYIEGPVGPHRHLQDQSFTEEIEDYSHEPGGYISVTCLSIAEEAQGLGLGQKLLTALKELALEHEREGINLTCHDYLIAYYEKQGFVNEGLSQSTFAGETWYDMIWEAKK
- a CDS encoding GNAT family N-acetyltransferase; the encoded protein is MEIPIKIIQASKSDLAEIEALQASSFPAEKQQPSHILEESIRKCADTFLLARDENQLLGYVLGGPYPHNPQCLEIHSLVIDTDHQRQGLGTLLLAALKDVAVELDYKAIRLKSPDELLSYFEMNGFIDEEETDSLYAASQGFSMIWFNLFYLEVQ
- the murC gene encoding UDP-N-acetylmuramate--L-alanine ligase, whose protein sequence is MSKTYHFIGIKGSGMSALALMLHQMGHKVQGSDVEKYYFTQRGLEQAGITILPFDEKNLDGDMEIIAGNAFRPDNNVEIAYADQNGISYKRYHEFLGSFMRDFVSMGVAGAHGKTSTTGMLSHVLSHITDTSFLIGDGTGRGSANAKYFVFESDEYERHFMPYHPEYSIITNIDFDHPDYFTSLEDVFNAFNDYAKQITKGLFIYGEDAELRKITSDAPIYYYGFEAEGNDFVVSDLLRSTTGSTFTVHFRGQELGQFHIPTFGRHNIMNATAVIGLLYTAGFDLNLVREHLKTFAGVKRRFTEKIVNDTVIIDDFAHHPTEIIATLDAARQKYPSKEIVAVFQPHTFTRTIALLDDFAHALNQADAVYLAQIYGSAREVDHGDVKVEDLANKINKKHQVITVENVSPLLDHDNAVYVFMGAGDIQTYEYSFERLLSNLTSNVQ